The Collimonas fungivorans Ter331 genome has a segment encoding these proteins:
- a CDS encoding fimbria/pilus outer membrane usher protein: protein MPPSIKPTTRRTAAAEPLLQPRLLSLLIGGMFSGVLAAPAVAAEPKAAAMSFDVGMFANGGMAGADFSRFEKGNVVLPGTYRVDVIVNENLQGRRDVRFSAVDGKDSAAACFDRAMLVQLGVDPDKVARGGGRPGAADTADVVERQIPEGPLCGDLDNWIPGATTAFDAGQQVLSVSIPQIFMNLSARGYVDPSHWDNGINAAMLSYNFSSSAATSGDGGTQSYLGLTGGVNMGEWRLRHQGSQGWNSQRGRTAYQNTATYLQRSIAGIQSQLVIGDSFSSGQIMDSVRLRGVRLASDDRMLPQSQQGYAPVVRGIAESNATVSIHQNGYKIYETTVAPGPFVIDDLYPTGYGGDLTVTVTEASGRKNTFVVPYAALPQLLRADTTKYSVAAGQLKQYGVEGDTPFVMQATLQHGVSNAVTLYGGATVSNGYTQAKLGTAFATPVGAISMDATASRTSVAGHGALQGQSYGVAYNKNIPETGTNFALGAYRFSTSGYLSLPDAVNLRDLASRGQDINQYARQKSRLDLSLSQKVGPGTLSLYGSSVDYWGNRQGRQTSFSAGYGSTWNSVSWNVSVQRSRIQAAPLDGEQQQSDSVFFGPGYDKGRIDNSIMLSLSMPLGRAVRAPNMTSTLTRNSGDQSSNRLNVGVNGSLGEQGNLNYAVSADHRSGDGGNSNAFNLSGGYRGSSALLRAGYSQYGDRGQLSFGADGGVVVHGGGVALAQSLGDTIGLVHAPDAEGAGLTNVSNVSLDRRGYGVVPYLTPFQNNVVGVDPKGTADSVELKETTQTVAPTLGAVSLLKFETVSGRAVVLKALQQDGQPMPFAAEVLDEAGQAVGVVGQGSKAFVRGVADSGSLTVKWGDAPGSQCRISYVLPPEGKRQMNATLAEGVCSPRP from the coding sequence ATGCCGCCATCCATCAAGCCGACTACCCGCCGTACTGCAGCTGCCGAACCGCTGCTGCAGCCGCGCTTGCTGAGCTTGCTGATCGGCGGCATGTTTTCCGGCGTGCTGGCGGCGCCGGCTGTGGCTGCAGAACCAAAAGCCGCGGCGATGTCGTTCGACGTCGGCATGTTTGCCAACGGCGGCATGGCAGGGGCCGATTTTTCGCGTTTCGAAAAGGGCAACGTGGTGTTGCCCGGGACCTATCGCGTCGATGTGATCGTCAATGAAAACCTGCAAGGGCGGCGCGATGTCCGCTTCAGCGCTGTCGACGGCAAGGACAGCGCGGCAGCCTGTTTCGACCGCGCCATGCTGGTGCAGCTGGGCGTCGATCCGGACAAGGTAGCGCGCGGCGGCGGCCGTCCCGGTGCGGCCGACACGGCTGACGTGGTTGAGCGGCAGATCCCGGAAGGCCCGTTATGCGGCGACCTGGATAACTGGATACCGGGCGCCACCACCGCGTTCGATGCCGGCCAGCAGGTATTGTCGGTCAGCATTCCGCAAATCTTCATGAACCTGTCGGCGCGAGGCTATGTCGATCCGTCGCACTGGGACAACGGCATCAACGCCGCCATGCTGTCTTACAATTTCAGCAGTTCCGCCGCCACCAGCGGCGACGGCGGCACGCAATCCTACCTGGGCTTGACGGGCGGTGTGAACATGGGCGAATGGCGTTTGCGCCATCAGGGTTCGCAGGGCTGGAATTCGCAGCGCGGCCGCACTGCCTACCAGAATACGGCGACCTATCTGCAGCGCAGCATCGCCGGCATCCAATCGCAGCTGGTCATCGGCGACAGCTTCAGCAGCGGCCAGATCATGGACAGCGTGCGCCTGCGCGGCGTCCGCCTGGCCTCGGACGACCGCATGCTGCCGCAATCGCAGCAAGGCTATGCGCCGGTGGTGCGCGGGATTGCGGAGAGCAACGCCACGGTCAGCATCCACCAGAACGGCTACAAGATTTATGAAACCACGGTGGCGCCCGGGCCGTTTGTCATCGACGATCTTTATCCTACCGGTTACGGTGGCGACCTGACGGTCACGGTGACCGAGGCCAGCGGCCGCAAGAATACCTTTGTCGTGCCTTACGCAGCGCTGCCGCAATTACTGCGCGCCGATACCACCAAGTACAGCGTGGCCGCCGGCCAGCTGAAACAATATGGCGTCGAAGGCGATACGCCGTTCGTGATGCAGGCCACGCTGCAGCATGGCGTCAGCAACGCCGTCACCCTGTACGGCGGCGCCACCGTCTCCAACGGCTATACGCAAGCCAAGCTCGGCACCGCGTTCGCTACGCCAGTCGGCGCGATCTCGATGGATGCCACGGCCTCGCGCACCAGCGTGGCGGGCCACGGCGCGTTGCAGGGGCAAAGCTATGGCGTTGCTTACAACAAGAACATCCCGGAAACGGGCACCAATTTCGCGCTCGGCGCCTATCGTTTTTCGACCAGCGGCTACCTGAGCTTGCCGGATGCAGTGAACCTGCGCGACCTCGCCAGCCGCGGCCAGGATATCAACCAGTATGCGCGCCAGAAGAGCCGCCTCGACCTCAGCCTGAGTCAGAAAGTCGGCCCGGGCACGCTCAGCCTGTACGGCAGTTCGGTCGACTATTGGGGCAACCGCCAGGGACGCCAGACCTCGTTTTCCGCCGGCTACGGATCAACCTGGAACAGCGTCAGCTGGAATGTATCGGTGCAGCGCTCGCGCATCCAGGCCGCGCCGCTGGATGGGGAGCAGCAGCAAAGCGACAGCGTTTTCTTCGGCCCGGGTTACGACAAAGGCCGCATCGACAACAGCATCATGCTGAGCCTGAGCATGCCGCTGGGCCGTGCTGTCCGCGCGCCCAACATGACCAGCACGCTGACCCGCAACAGCGGCGACCAGAGCAGCAACCGGCTCAATGTCGGCGTCAACGGCAGCCTGGGCGAGCAGGGCAACCTCAACTATGCCGTCTCCGCCGACCACCGCAGCGGCGACGGTGGCAACAGCAATGCCTTTAACCTCAGCGGCGGCTATCGCGGCAGCAGCGCCCTGTTGCGGGCCGGCTACAGCCAGTACGGCGACCGCGGACAACTGTCGTTCGGCGCCGATGGCGGCGTGGTGGTGCATGGCGGCGGCGTGGCGCTGGCGCAGAGCCTGGGCGACACCATCGGCCTGGTGCATGCGCCGGATGCCGAAGGCGCCGGCCTCACCAACGTTTCCAACGTCAGCCTGGACCGCCGCGGCTACGGCGTGGTGCCGTACCTGACGCCGTTCCAGAACAATGTCGTCGGCGTCGATCCCAAGGGCACGGCCGACAGCGTCGAGCTGAAGGAAACCACGCAGACCGTGGCGCCGACGCTGGGCGCGGTCAGCCTGCTCAAGTTCGAGACGGTCAGCGGCCGCGCCGTGGTGCTCAAGGCCCTGCAGCAGGATGGCCAGCCGATGCCGTTTGCGGCCGAGGTGCTGGATGAAGCCGGGCAGGCAGTCGGCGTGGTCGGACAGGGCAGCAAGGCCTTCGTGCGCGGTGTTGCCGATAGCGGCAGCCTGACCGTCAAGTGGGGCGATGCGCCGGGCAGCCAGTGCCGCATCAGCTATGTGCTGCCGCCGGAAGGCAAGCGGCAAATGAATGCAACACTGGCCGAGGGAGTTTGCAGCCCCCGTCCATGA
- a CDS encoding fimbrial biogenesis chaperone — MRYPSHALRRTLSLAVLCVAGWLTMLPAQAGVVIGGTRQIYPAQSREITIQLTNDDKKLPRLVQVWLDSGNEKLTPEQSDVPFTITPPVFRMEPGKSQSLRMVYTKEPLPADKESAFWLNVLEVPPKLENGENQLRFGFRIRTKVFFRPQGLPGTPQDAAAQLRWSLLKTEQGSVLEVRNPSPYYVSFQDVALALGAQPDARLNHSDQYEMVAPGGSQRYLLKDKVGALPAGAHVQFSMINDYGAFVPMQAALQP; from the coding sequence ATGCGCTATCCAAGTCATGCGTTGCGACGCACCCTGAGCCTGGCCGTATTGTGTGTTGCGGGTTGGCTGACGATGTTGCCGGCACAGGCCGGCGTGGTGATCGGCGGCACGCGCCAGATCTATCCGGCGCAGAGCCGGGAAATCACCATCCAGCTGACCAACGACGATAAGAAGCTGCCGCGCCTGGTGCAAGTATGGCTCGACAGCGGCAATGAAAAACTGACGCCGGAACAGAGCGATGTGCCGTTTACCATCACGCCGCCGGTGTTCCGCATGGAACCTGGCAAAAGCCAGTCTTTGCGCATGGTCTATACCAAGGAGCCGCTGCCGGCCGACAAGGAATCGGCATTCTGGCTGAATGTGCTGGAGGTGCCGCCCAAGCTGGAGAACGGCGAGAACCAGCTGCGTTTCGGCTTCCGCATCCGCACCAAGGTGTTTTTCCGTCCCCAGGGTTTGCCCGGCACGCCGCAGGATGCGGCAGCCCAGCTGCGCTGGTCCTTGCTCAAGACTGAGCAGGGCAGTGTGCTGGAAGTGCGCAATCCCTCGCCCTATTACGTGTCGTTTCAGGATGTCGCCCTGGCGCTTGGCGCCCAGCCTGATGCTCGCTTGAACCACAGCGATCAGTATGAAATGGTCGCCCCCGGCGGCAGCCAGCGTTACCTGCTCAAGGACAAGGTCGGCGCCTTGCCGGCCGGCGCCCATGTGCAGTTTTCGATGATCAATGACTACGGCGCTTTCGTGCCGATGCAAGCGGCGTTGCAGCCGTAG
- a CDS encoding fimbrial protein codes for MKKNALIVALLAAAGFIATPAFAVDGTITITGEIKGLTCTVSGGPGTTPGTGGDFSVDLLPVQTTALAAAGNVAAAKPFSIMLGTGPGATCPDGTRAAILFDTTSAAINPATGNLANLATGTPATNVEVQILDSNAANAPLNLATGTPSAEVTVAGNTAVLPFQAQYIAVGGASTVGLVDTNVRYTVVFP; via the coding sequence GTGAAAAAAAATGCATTAATCGTTGCCTTGCTGGCAGCAGCCGGCTTCATCGCAACCCCGGCTTTCGCCGTGGACGGCACCATCACCATCACCGGTGAAATCAAAGGCCTGACTTGCACCGTCAGCGGCGGCCCTGGCACCACGCCAGGCACCGGCGGTGATTTCTCTGTCGATTTGCTGCCTGTGCAAACAACGGCGCTGGCAGCTGCCGGCAACGTCGCTGCCGCCAAGCCTTTCTCCATCATGCTGGGCACTGGCCCTGGCGCTACCTGCCCGGACGGCACCCGTGCCGCGATCCTGTTCGACACGACCAGCGCAGCGATCAACCCGGCCACCGGCAACCTGGCAAACCTGGCTACTGGAACCCCTGCCACCAACGTTGAAGTGCAAATCCTCGACAGCAACGCTGCCAATGCGCCACTCAACCTGGCTACCGGCACTCCTTCAGCTGAAGTGACAGTGGCTGGCAACACTGCAGTGCTGCCATTCCAGGCCCAGTACATCGCCGTCGGCGGTGCATCTACCGTCGGCCTGGTGGACACCAACGTCCGTTACACCGTGGTTTTTCCTTAA
- a CDS encoding ESPR-type extended signal peptide-containing protein yields MNQSFRVIFQAASGTYVAVSELTKSKGKTKSSRTVRHAVVAAVLALGSVSAMASESCDLSDGTSGIKNSDGICVIDVSQSPLPGIGARYAAGGGTASDANSVAIGTGARTTLGASGTTGTGVAVGLNSLASQASVAIGPVAIAGVNSVALGNSANAEDSSVAVGTLSIASGATSAAFGRGSHATGDSSVALGFGSVADRDNSVSVGTATAQRQITNLAAGTAATDAVNFGQLTSLSTTTATGLSTAQSNIVNNTNSIANLSTGLATTNNNVTINTTSLSTLSSQINSGGVGLVQVAGAGLTVGALAGGTSVDFTGTAGLRTLTGVQAGSLAAGSTEAVNGAQLSTSNSNITTNTTNISALTTRMGTAESNINDLADQIGSGTVGLVQQAAAGANVALTVGANTDGTEVNFAGTRGARTLSGVADGVAASDAATFGQLTTTNNNVAALDGRVGIAETNITAINTTLADLGAGLNGAVVYNADKSAVALGGVNGTLINNLAAGLVGAGSMQAVNGGQLFSMKADLDAQLQNIIDNADAAIGIIGDRLDGLTGVVGEQGDKLNDLDDRVGTIETGIADGTIGGGGGGVNPAGNAQVGVGADASGKNSSAIGSGAVASGENSTAVGANSSATAKDSTALGADSKATGSNSVAIGAGSVADRDNSVSFGSAGNERQLTNIADGTAPTDAVNKRQLDGAIAGVNDRIDRLDTRVDEMGAMSSAQAQMAMSTAGLLGNNRLGVGIGAQNGQSALALGYQRVYGQGTRTLSFGGAASTRGTVSFGAGAGFAW; encoded by the coding sequence ATGAATCAATCGTTTCGTGTCATTTTTCAAGCGGCCAGCGGTACTTATGTAGCGGTTTCTGAACTCACCAAGTCCAAAGGCAAGACCAAGTCCAGCCGTACCGTGCGCCATGCTGTGGTTGCTGCAGTGCTGGCGTTGGGCTCTGTTTCGGCGATGGCCAGTGAGAGCTGCGACCTGAGCGACGGCACAAGTGGCATCAAGAACAGCGACGGTATTTGTGTGATCGACGTCAGCCAAAGCCCGCTGCCTGGCATTGGAGCACGCTACGCCGCTGGCGGAGGTACCGCATCGGATGCTAATTCTGTAGCGATTGGCACGGGTGCAAGAACTACCCTCGGTGCTAGTGGAACTACTGGCACTGGCGTCGCCGTCGGCCTCAACTCGTTGGCCTCGCAGGCATCTGTAGCTATCGGTCCAGTTGCCATTGCAGGCGTCAACTCCGTAGCGCTTGGCAATAGTGCGAACGCAGAGGATAGCAGTGTCGCTGTCGGTACATTAAGCATTGCCTCCGGCGCTACGTCTGCAGCGTTCGGTCGTGGCAGCCATGCCACTGGCGACTCGTCAGTGGCACTTGGCTTCGGTTCAGTTGCCGACCGTGACAACAGTGTGTCAGTGGGTACGGCCACGGCACAGCGCCAGATCACCAACCTCGCCGCCGGCACTGCCGCCACCGACGCGGTCAACTTCGGCCAGCTGACTTCGCTGTCGACCACCACTGCGACCGGTCTGAGCACCGCGCAAAGCAACATCGTCAACAACACCAACAGCATCGCCAATCTGAGCACCGGCTTGGCGACCACCAACAACAATGTGACCATCAACACTACTTCCCTTAGCACTCTGAGCAGCCAAATCAACAGCGGCGGCGTCGGCTTGGTGCAGGTGGCAGGTGCCGGCCTGACAGTCGGTGCTCTGGCTGGCGGCACAAGCGTCGATTTCACTGGCACTGCCGGCCTGCGCACCCTCACCGGGGTGCAGGCCGGCAGCCTGGCGGCCGGTAGCACCGAGGCTGTCAACGGCGCACAGCTGTCGACTTCCAACAGCAATATCACCACCAACACCACCAACATCAGCGCGCTGACCACACGCATGGGCACCGCTGAATCCAACATCAACGACCTGGCCGACCAGATCGGCAGCGGCACTGTCGGCCTAGTGCAGCAAGCTGCAGCCGGTGCCAACGTCGCGCTGACCGTGGGCGCCAATACCGACGGCACCGAAGTCAACTTCGCCGGCACCAGGGGTGCGCGCACGCTGAGCGGCGTGGCCGACGGCGTCGCCGCCAGCGACGCCGCCACCTTCGGCCAGTTGACCACCACCAACAACAACGTTGCAGCACTGGACGGCCGGGTCGGCATCGCCGAAACCAATATCACCGCCATCAACACCACGCTGGCCGACCTCGGTGCGGGACTTAACGGCGCAGTGGTCTACAACGCCGACAAATCGGCCGTCGCCCTGGGCGGCGTCAACGGTACATTGATCAACAACCTGGCAGCCGGCCTGGTCGGCGCCGGCAGCATGCAAGCCGTCAACGGCGGCCAGCTGTTCAGCATGAAGGCAGACCTGGATGCGCAGCTGCAAAACATTATTGACAACGCCGATGCCGCGATCGGCATCATCGGCGACAGGCTCGATGGCCTGACCGGCGTGGTCGGCGAACAAGGCGACAAGCTCAATGACCTCGATGACCGTGTCGGCACGATTGAAACCGGCATCGCCGACGGCACGATCGGCGGCGGTGGCGGTGGCGTCAATCCGGCTGGCAACGCGCAAGTCGGCGTTGGCGCGGACGCTTCGGGCAAAAACTCGTCGGCCATTGGCAGCGGCGCCGTCGCTTCCGGCGAGAACAGCACCGCAGTCGGCGCCAACTCGTCGGCCACGGCCAAGGACAGCACCGCACTCGGCGCTGATTCGAAGGCTACCGGCAGCAACTCGGTGGCCATCGGCGCCGGCTCCGTTGCCGACCGCGACAACAGCGTCTCCTTCGGCTCAGCCGGCAATGAGCGTCAGCTGACCAACATCGCCGACGGCACCGCGCCTACCGATGCCGTCAACAAGCGTCAGCTGGACGGCGCGATTGCCGGCGTCAACGACCGAATCGACCGCCTCGACACCCGTGTCGACGAAATGGGCGCGATGAGCTCGGCCCAGGCGCAGATGGCGATGAGCACCGCCGGCCTGCTGGGCAATAACCGCCTCGGCGTCGGCATCGGCGCCCAGAACGGCCAGTCGGCCCTGGCGCTGGGTTACCAGCGTGTGTATGGCCAGGGTACCCGTACCTTGAGCTTCGGCGGCGCGGCTTCGACACGCGGCACGGTGTCGTTTGGCGCCGGCGCAGGGTTCGCCTGGTAA
- a CDS encoding REP-associated tyrosine transposase encodes MSRYRRSQAAGSTFFFTVVSYRRQPILCDETLRSALRESVAMVRAKRPFKIDAWVLLPDHLHCIRALPAGDADFSTRWGMIKRTVSRACRNVYRRSKWLEPTKSSHRESTIWQRRFWEHQIRDDTDFARHVDYLHMNPVKHGHVQRAVDWPYSTFHRYLRQGLLAADWAGDADFDMGCE; translated from the coding sequence ATGTCCCGTTACCGTCGCTCACAAGCTGCTGGAAGCACCTTCTTTTTTACCGTAGTGAGTTACCGCAGGCAACCGATCTTGTGCGATGAAACATTGCGCTCTGCCCTGCGCGAAAGCGTCGCAATGGTCAGGGCAAAACGTCCATTCAAGATCGATGCCTGGGTATTGCTGCCGGACCATTTGCATTGCATCAGGGCTCTGCCAGCCGGCGATGCCGATTTCTCGACTCGATGGGGCATGATTAAACGAACAGTATCAAGAGCCTGCCGCAATGTGTATCGTCGATCTAAATGGCTTGAACCCACAAAATCATCACATAGAGAATCGACTATCTGGCAGAGGCGGTTCTGGGAGCATCAAATTCGCGATGACACTGATTTTGCTCGCCATGTTGACTATCTCCACATGAATCCGGTCAAGCACGGCCATGTGCAACGCGCCGTTGACTGGCCGTACTCAACGTTTCATCGTTATCTTCGGCAAGGTTTGCTTGCCGCGGATTGGGCTGGCGATGCCGATTTCGACATGGGATGCGAGTGA
- a CDS encoding tetratricopeptide repeat protein — protein sequence MKHRHAQVKKLSPHQQADENLYNRALQSYQQGNYDSALKDCQRLLARPLMAGRVILLVGVIQYLQDDLAAAEISLREAVKKNGNSEAYFNLALTLGAQHKSQEAEAAYRKTLTMNPAQAQAWNNLGNILRHGHDPLRFQEAVDCYQRALQIRPDYTRAHTNLGLTYVQLEDRENAERHYRKALELEPHFVPALTNMAAFQEAGSQPELALPYYQEALRQHPESIRLMANVISRRRQLADWSDQNGPQPADLVQRMSAGDDEAFGPLHMLAWPEFSATSQREAGRRFARSHLTRELAEPPLVSAVSPYAGRRIRLGYLSADFRNHPVTHLITDVIAHHDRENFEVFLYAYGPVVEDAQRKALRQAAEHFIDVSGISDSDAAHRIRDDGIDVLVDLTGYTTFARLGITARRPAAVIASWLGYIGSLGEPRLADYVIGDAVATPPEHADDFSESLALMPHCYQPNQTLAPIAAPPDRQSEGLPNDAFVFCSFNQCFKLTPSLWDDWCQILNAVPHSVLWLAPMNAAACSNLRREAQQRGVAPERLVFAARRPLAQHQSRLALADLALDTMPYNSGTTASDALRAGVPLVTAAGSTFVSRMAASLLHNLGMDGLIAADRRSYVDLAIALASDPLRLQECRSTLENALQASKLFNPEIFSTDLENLFRAMLAQRARGQRGVVTTNDALNKRS from the coding sequence ATGAAACATCGACACGCTCAAGTAAAAAAGCTTTCTCCCCACCAGCAGGCGGACGAAAATCTTTACAACCGTGCGCTGCAAAGCTACCAGCAGGGCAATTACGACAGTGCCCTCAAGGATTGCCAGCGCCTGCTGGCGCGGCCGCTGATGGCGGGCCGGGTGATCTTGCTGGTCGGCGTGATCCAGTACCTGCAGGACGATCTGGCGGCAGCGGAGATATCGCTGCGCGAAGCGGTCAAGAAAAATGGCAACTCGGAAGCTTACTTCAATCTGGCGCTCACCCTCGGCGCACAGCACAAATCGCAGGAAGCCGAAGCGGCCTACCGTAAAACGCTCACGATGAATCCCGCGCAGGCGCAAGCCTGGAACAATCTCGGCAATATCTTAAGGCACGGCCATGATCCGCTGCGCTTCCAGGAGGCGGTGGACTGCTATCAGCGCGCCTTGCAGATCCGTCCGGACTATACGCGCGCGCATACCAATCTTGGCTTGACCTATGTGCAGCTGGAAGACCGGGAAAACGCCGAACGCCATTACCGCAAGGCGCTGGAACTGGAGCCGCATTTTGTCCCGGCGCTGACCAATATGGCGGCGTTCCAGGAGGCTGGATCGCAGCCTGAGCTGGCGCTACCGTATTATCAAGAAGCCCTGCGGCAGCACCCCGAGAGCATCAGGTTGATGGCGAACGTCATTTCGCGGCGCCGGCAACTGGCCGACTGGTCCGACCAGAACGGTCCGCAACCGGCCGACCTGGTGCAACGCATGTCAGCCGGCGACGACGAGGCGTTCGGCCCTCTTCACATGCTGGCCTGGCCGGAATTTTCCGCAACCTCGCAGCGCGAAGCAGGGCGCCGCTTCGCGCGCTCGCACCTGACGCGCGAACTGGCCGAGCCCCCCCTGGTATCCGCAGTCTCGCCCTACGCAGGACGGCGCATCAGGCTGGGCTACCTGTCCGCCGATTTTCGCAACCATCCGGTGACGCATCTGATCACTGACGTCATAGCCCACCATGACCGTGAAAACTTCGAAGTTTTCCTGTATGCCTATGGCCCCGTGGTGGAAGATGCACAGCGCAAGGCCCTCCGGCAGGCGGCCGAGCATTTCATCGATGTCAGCGGCATCTCGGACAGCGACGCCGCCCATCGCATCAGGGACGACGGCATCGACGTCCTGGTCGATCTGACCGGATACACTACCTTCGCCCGCCTCGGCATCACCGCAAGGCGGCCGGCGGCGGTGATCGCATCCTGGCTGGGTTATATCGGTTCATTGGGCGAGCCGCGCCTGGCCGACTATGTGATCGGCGACGCCGTCGCCACGCCGCCGGAACATGCGGATGATTTCAGCGAATCGCTGGCGCTCATGCCGCACTGCTACCAGCCCAACCAGACGCTGGCGCCCATCGCAGCGCCGCCCGACAGGCAGTCGGAAGGATTGCCCAACGATGCTTTTGTCTTCTGCAGTTTCAACCAGTGCTTCAAGCTCACACCAAGCCTGTGGGACGACTGGTGCCAGATCTTGAACGCCGTGCCGCACAGCGTGTTATGGCTGGCGCCGATGAACGCTGCAGCATGCAGCAACCTGCGCCGCGAAGCGCAGCAGCGCGGCGTGGCGCCCGAGCGCCTGGTGTTTGCGGCGCGGCGCCCGCTGGCGCAGCATCAGTCGCGCCTGGCGCTGGCCGACCTGGCGCTGGACACCATGCCCTACAACTCCGGCACCACCGCCAGCGACGCCTTGCGCGCCGGCGTGCCGCTGGTGACGGCGGCGGGCAGCACCTTTGTCAGCCGCATGGCCGCGAGCCTGTTGCATAACCTGGGGATGGACGGATTGATTGCAGCCGACCGGCGCAGCTATGTTGACCTGGCCATCGCGCTGGCCAGCGATCCCCTGCGCTTGCAGGAATGCCGCAGCACTCTGGAAAATGCCTTGCAGGCTTCCAAACTGTTTAATCCAGAAATTTTTTCCACCGACCTGGAAAACCTGTTCCGAGCAATGCTGGCCCAACGTGCGCGCGGCCAACGCGGCGTCGTGACAACAAACGATGCGCTAAACAAACGCAGCTAA
- a CDS encoding glycosyltransferase family 2 protein, whose amino-acid sequence MPQVSIIMPVYNGAKYIEESISSVLAQSFTDFELIVVDDASTDTSKEQILAIKDGRLRYLAHAENRGTAAATCTGLEASASKFIALLDQDDIALPQRLEKQVRFLNGQPRITIAGGQMICFGAADVEAKVPLDDAGIKARLLSGAGNMYNPTVMMRRDFLVRHGIRWQAADKSAFDWGFFVEAAKLGARFANLPDTLIHYRIHEGQQSRDQGSLRTTLAAIRLRLMAPLFPQLSADERVLLEPLLQWAMPPDLASAEVQAGLALIPKAQSLKKSVLGEDRAVVHHFLNACEQRWSKALAALPQSS is encoded by the coding sequence ATGCCACAAGTTTCCATCATCATGCCCGTCTACAACGGAGCGAAATACATTGAAGAAAGCATTTCTTCCGTGCTTGCGCAATCGTTCACGGACTTCGAACTGATCGTGGTGGACGATGCCTCGACCGACACTTCGAAAGAGCAGATCCTGGCGATCAAGGATGGACGCTTGCGCTACCTGGCGCATGCAGAAAATCGTGGTACAGCCGCAGCGACTTGCACCGGGTTGGAGGCGTCGGCAAGCAAATTCATCGCCTTGCTCGACCAGGACGATATCGCGCTGCCGCAGCGGCTTGAAAAGCAGGTGCGTTTCCTGAACGGACAACCTCGCATTACGATTGCCGGCGGCCAGATGATATGTTTTGGGGCTGCCGACGTCGAAGCCAAAGTGCCACTGGATGATGCCGGCATCAAGGCCAGGCTGCTGTCAGGCGCAGGCAATATGTACAACCCGACAGTGATGATGCGGCGCGATTTTCTGGTACGGCACGGCATCAGGTGGCAAGCCGCCGACAAGAGCGCCTTTGATTGGGGATTTTTCGTCGAAGCGGCGAAACTGGGTGCAAGATTTGCCAACCTGCCGGATACGCTGATTCACTACAGGATCCATGAAGGGCAGCAGTCCAGGGACCAGGGCAGTCTCCGCACCACCTTGGCGGCGATACGGTTACGCCTCATGGCGCCGCTGTTCCCACAGTTGAGCGCAGATGAGCGCGTTCTGCTGGAGCCGCTGCTGCAATGGGCCATGCCGCCAGATTTGGCAAGCGCCGAGGTGCAGGCAGGTTTGGCCTTGATCCCTAAAGCGCAATCCCTTAAAAAAAGCGTACTGGGGGAGGACCGTGCGGTAGTGCATCATTTCCTGAACGCCTGTGAGCAAAGATGGAGCAAGGCTCTAGCGGCTTTGCCGCAGTCAAGTTGA
- a CDS encoding transposase has translation MMNDTPEYEMKLSDAQWQMLEPLLIGRAGDPGVSAKDNRRFIEALLWVVLNHAPWSKLPPEFGRSSTAYMRFRRWNECDFWRQLAGSKVGDAGLQAMLDTIVSYGDLYTSRLEQRLSRKAKKASYRAMTGTAAVPARAPTVDESTSHWVGLLSS, from the coding sequence ATGATGAACGACACACCTGAATACGAGATGAAGCTCAGCGATGCACAATGGCAGATGCTGGAGCCGTTGCTGATCGGCCGCGCCGGCGACCCCGGCGTCAGCGCCAAGGACAACCGCAGGTTTATCGAAGCCTTGTTGTGGGTAGTATTGAATCACGCTCCGTGGTCCAAGCTGCCGCCCGAGTTCGGCCGCTCGAGCACGGCTTACATGCGCTTCCGGCGCTGGAACGAATGCGATTTCTGGCGCCAGCTGGCTGGCAGCAAGGTCGGCGACGCCGGACTGCAAGCCATGCTGGACACCATCGTCAGTTATGGCGATTTGTATACCAGTCGCCTCGAACAGCGTCTCAGCCGCAAGGCCAAGAAAGCTTCATACCGGGCGATGACTGGCACCGCCGCCGTTCCGGCGCGGGCGCCGACGGTGGACGAGTCGACCTCGCACTGGGTCGGTTTGCTCAGTTCCTGA